From a single Apium graveolens cultivar Ventura chromosome 2, ASM990537v1, whole genome shotgun sequence genomic region:
- the LOC141706041 gene encoding protein DETOXIFICATION 14-like isoform X1, protein MDVEINEKVDVIVSDWMDQLLIYDYENILGSIFTAMDRLLKPGGLIIPSRATSGLVGGLETLCGQAYGARKYPKVGVYTCSAIISLLLVCLPVCVFWIFMDKFLILIIQDHSISIEARKYAIWVIPALFGGTILKPVVRYLQSQSLTRLLFASSFAVLCVHVPLCWALIFKFKLGTVGAAVAFSMSTWLYLVLLVLYIEYLASCETTRISFTSEAFLVIGQFFRFVVPSAVMVCFQILLK, encoded by the exons ATGGATGTTGAAATTAATGAAAAGGTTGATGTTATAGTTTCAGATTGGATGGATCAGTTACTCATCTATGATTATGAG AACATTTTGGGGAGCATCTTTACAGCCATGGATCGCCTGCTAAAACCTGGTGGTCTTATTATTCCTTCCAGGGCAACG TCAGGACTGGTTGGTGGACTGGAAACTTTATGCGGCCAAGCTTATGGAGCAAGGAAATATCCTAAAGTTGGTGTATATACTTGCAGTGCCATAATATCTCTGCTTCTAGTTTGCCTACCAGTATGTGTATTCTGGATTTTTATGGATAAATTCTTGATTTTAATCATCCAAGATCATTCAATCTCAATTGAAGCCCGCAAGTATGCCATTTGGGTGATCCCTGCATTATTTGGTGGTACAATTCTTAAGCCAGTAGTTAGATATTTGCAATCTCAGAGTTTGACTCGACTCCTGTTTGCAAGTTCTTTCGCTGTTTTATGTGTCCATGTTCCTCTCTGTTGGGCTTTGATATTCAAGTTCAAGCTCGGAACTGTTGGTGCAGCTGTAGCTTTTAGTATGTCAACTTGGTTGTATCTAGTTTTGCTAGTGTTATATATAGAATACTTGGCCTCTTGTGAGACCACCCGAATTTCTTTCACCAGTGAGGCCTTTCTTGTTATCGGGCAATTCTTCCGGTTCGTTGTCCCATCTGCAGTAATGGTCTG ttttcagatcttacttaaatag
- the LOC141706041 gene encoding protein DETOXIFICATION 14-like isoform X2 translates to MDVEINEKNILGSIFTAMDRLLKPGGLIIPSRATSGLVGGLETLCGQAYGARKYPKVGVYTCSAIISLLLVCLPVCVFWIFMDKFLILIIQDHSISIEARKYAIWVIPALFGGTILKPVVRYLQSQSLTRLLFASSFAVLCVHVPLCWALIFKFKLGTVGAAVAFSMSTWLYLVLLVLYIEYLASCETTRISFTSEAFLVIGQFFRFVVPSAVMVCFQILLK, encoded by the exons ATGGATGTTGAAATTAATGAAAAG AACATTTTGGGGAGCATCTTTACAGCCATGGATCGCCTGCTAAAACCTGGTGGTCTTATTATTCCTTCCAGGGCAACG TCAGGACTGGTTGGTGGACTGGAAACTTTATGCGGCCAAGCTTATGGAGCAAGGAAATATCCTAAAGTTGGTGTATATACTTGCAGTGCCATAATATCTCTGCTTCTAGTTTGCCTACCAGTATGTGTATTCTGGATTTTTATGGATAAATTCTTGATTTTAATCATCCAAGATCATTCAATCTCAATTGAAGCCCGCAAGTATGCCATTTGGGTGATCCCTGCATTATTTGGTGGTACAATTCTTAAGCCAGTAGTTAGATATTTGCAATCTCAGAGTTTGACTCGACTCCTGTTTGCAAGTTCTTTCGCTGTTTTATGTGTCCATGTTCCTCTCTGTTGGGCTTTGATATTCAAGTTCAAGCTCGGAACTGTTGGTGCAGCTGTAGCTTTTAGTATGTCAACTTGGTTGTATCTAGTTTTGCTAGTGTTATATATAGAATACTTGGCCTCTTGTGAGACCACCCGAATTTCTTTCACCAGTGAGGCCTTTCTTGTTATCGGGCAATTCTTCCGGTTCGTTGTCCCATCTGCAGTAATGGTCTG ttttcagatcttacttaaatag